A part of Candidatus Palauibacter scopulicola genomic DNA contains:
- a CDS encoding Ig-like domain-containing protein — MTLTGPAGGTVKEGETAYFEVRVAGNSGSDTVTVTYTVSGTATPGDDYTALPGEVTLRGGEANALIALVAVEDSTSDNGETVTLTLSGATGTAPAVVDTTSATVTIRDARSSQGENRPPRADAGSNQTVDERTLVNLDGSGSEDPDDDFLNYLWTKTSGPDVTIVGANTAFASFTAPEVTSTTTVRFRLRVGDGRTYSYATTSVTVNHVNRAPETKGSVSNAVTNRDSTGTVDMSSYFTELDNDDLTYTAESDDEDVVEVRVSGSEVTYEGVALGSATVTVTAADPEDAEAEQSFKVTVENIPPEAVGSISNTSVYVKANGTVDVSSYFRDLDGDALMYTVASSDSSAVTVSVNGSTVTYTGEVQGTATVTVTARDPSGASAKQQFAVEVPNRDPVKVGSISDQSVHVKATGTVTVSSRFTDPDMDALSYEAESDDVGVVTVSVDESTVTFKGVSQGTATVTVTASDPHGGEAEQEFDVTVPNRDPTTVGTISDRSVYVGASGNVDVASNFSDPDMDPLSFEAESDDEDVVTVRVSGSQVTFTGEGQGDATVTVTASDPHGGEVEQEFDVTVPNRAPTAVGNIASQSVYVGASDDVDVSSKFTDPDGDRLRYSASSSNTSVVTVSVSGSTVTFTGQDQGRATVTVTARDPDRATATQSFTVTVPNRAPTADAGNNRTVNERTTVTLSGSGTDPDGDPLTYRWTQRSGTSVTLSSSTVASPTFTAPEVTGNTALTFRLTVSDGSASDTDDVTITVRQVNRAPTAAAGANQTVDEGATVTLSGSGSDPDNDRLSYSWEQTAGPAATLSSTTAASSTFTAPEVTVNTVLTFRLTVSDGSLSDTDDVTVTVRHVNRKPTAAAGADQTVDEGATVTLNGSGSSDPDGDGVTYSWEQTAGTTVTLSSTTAASPTFTAPDVKANTTLTFRLTVSDGSLSDTDDVTVTVRQVNSAPTADAGSEQTVDERTTVTLNGSGSDPDGDSVTYAWKQLKGATATLSSTTVASPTFTAPEVTVDTDLDFELTVSDGSLSGADTVTVTVRHVNRAPTADAGSDQTVDERTTVTLDGSGSDPDGDSVSYAWKQLTGTTATLTSMTVASPTFPAPEVTADTDLTFELTVSDGSLSDMDTVTVTVRHVNRAPTADAGANQAVDEGATVTLSGSGSDPDDDTVSYAWTQTAGPTVTLSDTSAASPTFTAPEVTASTDLKFRLTVSDGTLSTTDDVTVTVRQVDGAPTANAGSDQTVDERTTVTLSGSGSDPDGDSVTYAWKQLTGTTATLSSATVASPTFPAPEVTADTDLTFELTVSDGTLSGVDTVTVTVRHVNRAPTATGTIAAQTVAADGSGSVDVSSNFTDADGDALSYTVEWTDSTAVTVSVTGSTVAFTGKAQGSATVTVTAADGDGAEAEQSFTVTVTASAANRAPLFDPAAVTRTVAENSAAGTAVGAPVTATDPDNNALTYSLAAGGDSASFAIGASTGQLAVGSGAELDYESGNTELTVSVVASDGTLADTATVTVTVTDADDPGVVRLDATVARVGMPVTATLTDQDGSRNAGKRRRWQRSAGEGSTWTNIARATSRIYTPVAADEGMYIRAVFTYTDGHGPNKRAESAALRVTGPNVAPVFSPDTVALTVAENSAAGAEVGTVTATDANGDTLAYSLLAGGDASSFAIGETTGTITVGTGATLDYEGGDTELSVSVLGTDGMLADTAAVTITITNADDPGAATLDAAQAEVGEALTATLTDEDEPEADATTVVWQRSADQGMTWTDIAGATATSYTPVVGDVGNLLRAVFTYTDGHGAGKRAESASVTVTVANRSPLFSPAAVTRTVAENSAAGTAVGEPVTATDPDNDALTYSLAGDDASSFTVGASTGQLAVGSGVELDYEGGDTELTVSVVASDGTLADTATVTVSVTDADDPGVVTLDAAVARVDVRITATLRDQDGSLEAGKRRQWQRSADGGTTWSDIAGATRRFYTPVAADEDMHLRAVFTYTDGHGPDKRAESAAVRVTGPNVAPVFSPATVTLTVAENSAAGTQVGTVTATDGNEDDLSYTFLSGGDASSFAIAAGTGAVTVGAAAVLDYESGDTELTFSVVASDGMLADTAAVTVTVTNADDPGAVTLDAAVARVGTAIVATLTDEDVADANATTVKWQSSSNDGTTWTDITGADTTSYTPVSGDAGNSLRAVFTYTDGHGPNKRAESAAVDVTDANLAPVFSPAAVERTVAENSPVGTAVGAPVTATDGNGDDLSYTFLSGGDASSFAINATTGQVTVGAEAALDYEGGDTELTVSVVASDGMAADTAAVTIRVTNVDDPGVVTLDAAVARVGTAIVATLTDQDVADANATTVKWQSSSDGGTRWSDINGATTTSYTPISADEGNSLRAVFAYTDGHGSGKSAESAVVRVTGPNVAPVFSPAAVERTVAENSAAGTAVGAAVTATDGNGDALAYSLASGGDASSFAIDETTGRIAVGTGAVLDYESGDTELSVSVVASDGMLADTAVVTITVTNADDPGVVALDANVARVGTRIAATLMDQDRSRNAGKRRRWQRSSNGGATWSNISGATTRFYTPRAADEGTLVRAVFTYTDGHGPNKRAESAAVSVVGAATPVVSFGATTYSVAPEGSVNVALSLSPAATATLAVGVTIGGSAPAATRTVTFGVGDTEQTLAVSAAGLSVGDTVLVAFGTLPSGTVAAAPTETRVIVRETGADIARDRKDERPVRLEAAFAEPAYTAVARDGGVDVAVRLSPPADREVIVPVTATGAASAGLDALGVPESVRFAPGDTIAAFTVDAPAGTPAAVLTLGFGELPERVSAGDVASSVIQVVDGGANAARYGESMELGLAVLGRSVAEGARQAVGGRIEAAMRGGSGGANASSGGGSVGDWAGRAVGTLASLAGSRPGRDATRETHRRPDGGEALERLLPQVSFSADIGGGQQASAPRFSVWGEGSAQGFRGEPGGIRYDGGMRALTVGADARLGTGAGVGLSVMRSGGEFDYASASLEGTLDHAMTTVHPYLFFQPARGLGLWAMAGYGTGQLETAGAASALDATLRMVSGGARLPLARRGAFGLSLASDVFGVRMSAGDEGAAGAATRGRALVEATWAANGLKLGAEAGGRYDGGDADTGAGAEAGASVAYAGSGLDLALNGRMAYGSGGHREWGVALRLAWDPGARNRGFRLVVSPGHGYDRSGVQRLLDDGPLGGGGAARPYASRVNAEAGYGIAAFGNGSLDTYGRFSAREGARAWTLGAGYDLARSLKFSVEAVHARIGTAPVRQGLRAGLDVRF, encoded by the coding sequence GTGACGCTGACCGGACCCGCCGGTGGCACGGTCAAGGAAGGCGAGACCGCGTACTTCGAGGTGAGGGTGGCGGGGAACAGCGGTTCCGACACGGTGACCGTGACGTACACCGTGAGCGGGACGGCGACCCCGGGGGACGACTACACGGCGCTGCCCGGCGAGGTGACGCTGCGCGGCGGCGAGGCGAACGCGCTCATCGCTCTGGTAGCGGTGGAGGACTCGACCTCCGACAACGGGGAGACGGTGACGCTCACGTTGTCGGGCGCCACGGGCACCGCACCGGCCGTAGTGGACACGACGTCCGCCACGGTGACGATCCGGGACGCGCGAAGCAGCCAGGGGGAGAATCGGCCGCCGCGGGCCGACGCGGGTTCGAACCAGACGGTGGACGAACGGACGCTGGTGAACCTCGACGGTTCCGGCAGCGAGGATCCGGACGACGACTTCCTGAACTACCTGTGGACGAAGACGTCCGGGCCGGACGTGACGATCGTCGGCGCCAACACCGCGTTTGCGTCCTTCACGGCGCCGGAGGTGACGAGCACCACGACGGTCCGGTTCCGGCTCCGCGTGGGCGACGGCCGCACCTATTCGTACGCCACCACCTCGGTCACGGTGAACCACGTGAACCGGGCGCCGGAGACGAAAGGCAGCGTGTCCAATGCCGTGACGAACCGCGACAGCACTGGCACCGTGGACATGTCGTCGTACTTCACGGAACTCGACAACGACGATCTAACGTATACAGCCGAGTCGGACGACGAGGACGTGGTAGAGGTACGCGTGAGCGGAAGTGAGGTGACCTACGAAGGCGTGGCGCTAGGCAGCGCAACGGTGACGGTGACGGCCGCCGATCCCGAGGATGCGGAAGCCGAGCAGAGTTTCAAGGTGACAGTGGAGAACATTCCTCCAGAGGCCGTGGGCAGCATTTCGAACACGTCGGTCTACGTCAAAGCGAACGGCACCGTGGATGTGTCGTCGTACTTCAGAGATCTCGACGGCGACGCCCTGATGTACACGGTGGCTTCCTCGGACTCGTCGGCGGTGACGGTGAGCGTGAACGGGAGCACGGTGACGTACACGGGGGAGGTGCAGGGCACGGCGACGGTCACCGTGACGGCAAGGGATCCCAGTGGCGCCAGCGCCAAGCAGCAGTTCGCCGTCGAGGTCCCGAACCGGGATCCCGTCAAGGTGGGCAGCATTTCGGACCAGTCCGTGCACGTCAAGGCGACCGGCACGGTGACCGTGTCGTCGAGATTCACCGATCCCGACATGGACGCGTTGAGCTACGAAGCCGAATCCGACGACGTGGGCGTGGTGACCGTGAGCGTGGATGAGAGCACCGTGACGTTCAAGGGGGTGAGCCAGGGCACGGCGACGGTGACGGTGACGGCCTCCGATCCCCACGGGGGCGAGGCGGAGCAGGAGTTCGACGTGACGGTCCCGAACCGGGATCCCACTACGGTGGGCACCATTTCAGACAGGTCGGTCTACGTCGGAGCGAGTGGAAACGTGGACGTCGCATCGAACTTCAGCGACCCCGACATGGACCCGTTGAGCTTTGAAGCCGAATCCGACGACGAGGATGTCGTGACGGTGAGGGTGAGCGGGAGCCAGGTGACGTTCACGGGCGAGGGTCAGGGCGACGCCACGGTGACGGTGACGGCCTCCGATCCCCACGGGGGCGAGGTGGAGCAGGAGTTCGACGTGACGGTCCCGAACCGCGCGCCGACCGCGGTGGGCAACATCGCATCGCAGTCGGTCTACGTCGGCGCGAGCGACGACGTTGACGTGTCGTCGAAATTCACCGACCCCGATGGCGATCGCCTGAGGTACAGCGCCTCTTCCTCGAACACGTCGGTGGTCACGGTGAGCGTGAGCGGGAGCACGGTGACGTTCACGGGCCAGGACCAGGGAAGAGCGACGGTGACGGTGACGGCAAGGGACCCCGACCGCGCCACCGCCACACAGAGTTTCACGGTGACGGTTCCCAACCGCGCGCCGACCGCGGATGCGGGGAACAACCGGACCGTGAACGAGCGGACTACGGTGACGCTGAGCGGTTCCGGGACCGACCCCGACGGGGATCCTCTGACCTACAGGTGGACCCAGAGGTCGGGGACTTCGGTGACGCTGAGTAGCTCGACGGTCGCGTCGCCGACGTTCACCGCGCCCGAGGTGACCGGTAACACGGCGCTGACGTTCCGCCTGACGGTGAGCGACGGCTCGGCGAGCGATACCGACGACGTGACGATCACGGTGCGGCAGGTGAACCGGGCGCCGACGGCCGCGGCGGGGGCGAACCAGACCGTGGACGAGGGGGCGACGGTGACGCTGAGCGGTTCCGGGAGCGATCCCGACAACGACCGTCTCAGCTACTCCTGGGAGCAGACGGCGGGTCCGGCCGCGACGCTGAGCAGCACGACGGCAGCGTCGTCGACGTTCACCGCTCCCGAGGTGACGGTCAACACCGTGCTGACGTTCCGCCTCACGGTGAGCGATGGCTCGCTGAGCGACACGGACGACGTGACGGTGACGGTGCGGCACGTGAACCGGAAGCCCACCGCCGCCGCGGGGGCCGACCAGACGGTGGACGAGGGTGCGACGGTGACGCTGAACGGTTCCGGGAGTTCGGATCCCGACGGCGACGGCGTGACCTATTCGTGGGAGCAGACGGCGGGCACGACCGTGACGCTGAGCAGCACGACCGCGGCATCGCCGACCTTCACCGCTCCCGACGTGAAGGCGAACACGACGCTCACGTTCCGCCTTACGGTGAGCGATGGCTCGCTGAGCGACACGGACGACGTGACGGTCACGGTGCGGCAGGTGAACAGCGCGCCGACGGCCGACGCCGGGAGCGAACAGACGGTCGATGAGCGGACGACCGTGACGCTGAACGGGTCGGGCAGCGACCCCGACGGCGACAGCGTGACCTACGCCTGGAAGCAGTTGAAGGGTGCGACGGCGACGCTGAGCAGCACGACCGTGGCATCGCCGACGTTCACGGCGCCGGAGGTCACGGTCGACACGGACCTGGACTTCGAACTGACGGTGAGCGACGGCTCGCTGAGCGGCGCCGACACCGTGACGGTGACGGTGCGGCACGTGAACCGCGCGCCGACGGCCGACGCCGGTAGCGACCAGACGGTGGACGAGCGGACGACCGTGACGCTGGACGGTTCGGGCAGCGACCCCGACGGCGACAGCGTGAGCTACGCCTGGAAACAGTTGACGGGCACGACGGCGACGCTGACCAGCATGACCGTGGCGTCGCCGACCTTCCCGGCTCCGGAGGTGACGGCCGACACCGACCTGACGTTCGAGCTCACGGTGAGCGACGGCTCGCTGAGCGACATGGACACTGTGACGGTGACCGTACGCCACGTGAACCGCGCGCCGACGGCGGACGCGGGAGCCAATCAGGCGGTGGACGAGGGTGCGACAGTGACGCTGAGCGGTTCGGGCAGCGACCCAGACGACGACACCGTGAGCTATGCGTGGACGCAGACGGCCGGTCCCACAGTGACGCTGAGCGACACCAGCGCGGCATCGCCGACGTTCACGGCTCCCGAAGTGACGGCCAGCACGGATCTGAAGTTCCGTCTGACGGTGAGCGACGGCACGCTGAGCACGACGGACGACGTGACGGTCACGGTGCGGCAGGTGGATGGCGCGCCGACGGCGAACGCGGGTAGCGACCAGACGGTGGACGAGCGGACGACGGTGACGCTGAGCGGTTCGGGCAGCGACCCCGACGGCGACAGCGTGACCTACGCCTGGAAGCAGTTGACGGGTACGACGGCGACGCTGAGCAGCGCGACTGTGGCATCGCCGACCTTCCCGGCTCCGGAGGTGACGGCCGACACGGACCTGACGTTCGAACTGACGGTGAGCGACGGCACGCTGAGCGGCGTCGATACCGTGACCGTAACGGTGCGGCACGTGAACCGGGCCCCGACGGCTACCGGGACGATCGCGGCGCAGACCGTGGCGGCGGACGGGAGCGGGAGCGTCGACGTGTCGTCGAACTTCACCGACGCCGACGGGGACGCACTGTCGTACACCGTCGAGTGGACGGATTCGACGGCCGTGACCGTGTCGGTGACCGGGAGCACGGTCGCGTTCACGGGGAAGGCGCAGGGCAGCGCGACCGTGACCGTGACGGCCGCGGACGGCGATGGCGCCGAGGCAGAGCAGTCGTTCACGGTCACGGTGACGGCGTCGGCGGCGAACCGGGCGCCGCTGTTCGACCCGGCCGCGGTGACGCGGACGGTGGCGGAGAACTCGGCGGCGGGCACGGCAGTCGGTGCGCCGGTGACGGCGACCGACCCGGACAACAACGCCCTGACGTACAGCCTCGCGGCGGGCGGCGATTCCGCGTCGTTCGCGATCGGCGCGTCGACGGGTCAGCTCGCGGTCGGCAGCGGGGCGGAGCTGGACTACGAGAGCGGAAACACGGAACTGACCGTCAGCGTCGTGGCCTCCGACGGAACGCTGGCGGACACGGCGACCGTCACGGTGACGGTCACGGACGCCGACGACCCCGGCGTGGTGCGGCTGGACGCGACGGTGGCCCGCGTCGGCATGCCGGTGACGGCGACGCTGACGGACCAGGACGGCTCCCGCAACGCGGGCAAGAGGCGCCGCTGGCAGCGGTCGGCCGGCGAGGGCTCGACGTGGACGAACATCGCGCGTGCGACCTCGCGGATCTACACCCCGGTGGCCGCCGACGAGGGCATGTACATCAGAGCGGTGTTCACGTACACGGACGGCCACGGTCCGAACAAGCGCGCCGAGAGCGCCGCGCTGCGCGTGACGGGCCCGAACGTGGCGCCGGTGTTCAGCCCGGACACCGTCGCGCTCACCGTGGCGGAGAACTCCGCCGCGGGCGCCGAGGTGGGCACGGTGACGGCTACCGACGCCAACGGCGACACCCTGGCCTACAGCCTCCTTGCGGGCGGTGACGCATCGTCGTTCGCGATCGGCGAGACGACGGGCACGATCACCGTGGGAACCGGAGCCACGCTGGACTACGAGGGCGGGGACACCGAACTGAGCGTCAGCGTCTTGGGTACGGATGGGATGCTGGCGGACACGGCGGCCGTCACCATCACCATCACCAATGCGGACGATCCGGGCGCGGCGACACTCGATGCGGCACAGGCCGAAGTGGGCGAGGCGCTCACGGCGACCCTGACCGACGAGGACGAACCGGAAGCGGACGCGACGACGGTCGTGTGGCAGCGGTCGGCCGACCAGGGCATGACGTGGACGGACATCGCCGGCGCGACCGCGACGTCGTACACGCCGGTGGTGGGCGACGTGGGGAACCTGCTGCGGGCGGTCTTCACCTACACCGATGGCCATGGGGCGGGCAAACGCGCCGAGAGCGCCTCGGTGACGGTCACGGTCGCGAACCGGTCTCCGCTGTTCAGCCCGGCCGCGGTGACGCGGACGGTGGCGGAGAACTCGGCGGCGGGCACCGCGGTCGGTGAGCCGGTGACGGCGACCGACCCGGACAACGACGCGCTCACCTACAGCCTCGCGGGCGACGATGCTTCGTCCTTCACGGTCGGCGCATCGACGGGACAACTCGCGGTGGGAAGCGGCGTGGAGCTGGACTACGAGGGCGGGGACACGGAGCTGACCGTCAGCGTGGTGGCCTCGGACGGGACGCTGGCGGACACGGCGACGGTGACGGTTTCCGTTACGGACGCGGACGATCCCGGCGTGGTGACGCTGGACGCGGCGGTGGCCCGGGTCGACGTGCGGATCACGGCGACGCTGAGGGACCAGGATGGCTCCCTGGAGGCGGGCAAGAGGCGCCAGTGGCAGCGTTCCGCCGATGGCGGGACGACATGGTCGGACATCGCGGGAGCCACGAGGCGGTTCTACACGCCGGTGGCCGCGGACGAGGACATGCACCTCAGGGCGGTGTTCACCTACACGGACGGCCACGGCCCCGACAAGCGCGCCGAGAGCGCCGCGGTGCGCGTGACGGGCCCGAACGTGGCACCGGTGTTCAGCCCCGCCACCGTGACGTTGACGGTGGCGGAGAACTCGGCCGCCGGCACCCAGGTCGGGACCGTGACGGCCACCGACGGCAACGAAGACGACCTCTCCTACACCTTCCTCTCCGGTGGGGACGCCTCGTCGTTCGCCATCGCCGCCGGGACGGGCGCGGTCACGGTGGGCGCCGCGGCGGTGCTGGACTACGAAAGCGGGGACACGGAGCTGACCTTCAGTGTCGTGGCCTCGGACGGGATGTTGGCAGACACGGCGGCGGTGACCGTCACGGTCACCAACGCGGACGATCCGGGGGCGGTGACGCTGGACGCCGCGGTGGCCCGGGTGGGCACCGCGATCGTGGCGACGCTCACCGACGAGGATGTCGCGGACGCGAACGCGACGACCGTCAAGTGGCAGAGTTCGTCCAATGACGGGACGACCTGGACGGACATCACGGGGGCCGACACCACATCGTACACGCCGGTCTCGGGCGACGCGGGCAACTCGCTGCGCGCGGTGTTCACGTACACCGACGGCCACGGTCCGAACAAGCGCGCCGAGAGCGCCGCGGTGGATGTGACGGACGCGAACCTGGCGCCGGTGTTCAGCCCGGCCGCGGTGGAGCGGACGGTGGCGGAGAACTCCCCGGTGGGCACGGCCGTGGGCGCTCCGGTGACGGCCACCGACGGCAACGGCGACGACCTCTCCTACACCTTCCTCTCGGGCGGCGACGCATCGTCGTTCGCGATCAACGCGACGACGGGACAGGTCACCGTGGGGGCCGAGGCCGCGCTCGACTACGAGGGCGGTGACACGGAACTGACCGTCAGTGTGGTGGCCTCGGACGGAATGGCGGCGGACACGGCGGCCGTGACGATCAGGGTCACGAACGTTGACGATCCGGGCGTGGTGACGCTGGACGCCGCGGTGGCCCGGGTAGGCACCGCGATCGTGGCGACGCTCACCGATCAGGATGTGGCGGACGCGAACGCGACGACCGTCAAGTGGCAGAGTTCGTCCGACGGCGGGACCAGGTGGTCGGACATCAACGGGGCGACGACGACATCGTACACGCCCATCTCGGCCGACGAAGGCAACTCGCTGCGTGCGGTGTTCGCGTACACGGATGGCCACGGATCCGGCAAGAGCGCGGAGAGCGCGGTCGTGCGGGTGACGGGCCCGAACGTGGCGCCGGTGTTCAGCCCGGCGGCGGTGGAGCGGACGGTGGCGGAGAACTCGGCGGCGGGCACGGCCGTGGGCGCGGCCGTGACGGCCACCGACGGCAACGGCGACGCCCTCGCTTACAGCCTGGCTTCCGGCGGAGACGCGTCGTCGTTCGCGATCGACGAGACGACGGGCCGCATCGCGGTCGGGACCGGGGCGGTGCTGGACTACGAGAGCGGGGACACGGAACTGAGCGTCAGCGTCGTGGCCTCCGACGGGATGCTCGCCGACACGGCGGTCGTGACGATCACGGTCACGAACGCGGACGATCCGGGGGTGGTGGCGCTGGACGCGAACGTGGCGCGGGTGGGCACGCGGATCGCGGCGACGCTCATGGACCAGGATCGGTCGCGCAACGCCGGCAAGAGGCGCCGCTGGCAACGCTCTTCCAACGGCGGCGCGACATGGTCGAACATCTCGGGCGCCACGACGCGGTTCTACACGCCGAGGGCGGCCGATGAGGGGACGCTCGTGCGCGCGGTGTTCACCTACACGGACGGGCACGGACCGAACAAGCGCGCGGAGAGCGCCGCCGTTTCGGTCGTGGGCGCCGCGACGCCGGTGGTGTCGTTCGGAGCGACGACGTACTCCGTCGCGCCGGAGGGTTCGGTCAACGTCGCGCTGTCGCTGTCGCCGGCCGCGACCGCGACCCTGGCGGTCGGCGTCACGATCGGCGGGAGCGCCCCCGCGGCGACGCGGACCGTGACGTTCGGAGTGGGCGATACGGAGCAGACCCTGGCCGTGAGCGCGGCGGGCCTCTCCGTGGGCGACACGGTGCTCGTCGCCTTCGGCACGCTGCCGTCTGGGACGGTGGCGGCCGCGCCAACGGAAACGCGGGTGATCGTGCGGGAAACCGGAGCGGACATCGCGCGGGACAGGAAGGACGAAAGGCCGGTGCGACTCGAGGCCGCGTTCGCGGAGCCGGCCTACACCGCGGTCGCCCGAGACGGGGGCGTGGACGTGGCGGTGCGGCTCTCGCCGCCGGCGGACCGGGAGGTGATCGTGCCGGTCACGGCCACGGGCGCCGCATCGGCCGGGCTTGACGCGCTGGGCGTTCCCGAGAGTGTGCGGTTCGCGCCGGGCGATACGATCGCGGCGTTCACCGTGGACGCGCCGGCGGGCACGCCCGCCGCGGTACTCACGCTCGGCTTCGGCGAGCTGCCGGAGCGGGTGAGCGCGGGCGATGTCGCAAGCAGCGTGATCCAGGTCGTGGATGGCGGCGCGAACGCGGCGCGGTACGGCGAGTCAATGGAGTTGGGACTCGCGGTTCTGGGCCGCTCGGTGGCCGAGGGCGCCCGCCAGGCCGTCGGCGGCCGGATCGAGGCCGCCATGCGCGGCGGGAGCGGCGGTGCGAACGCGTCCTCCGGCGGCGGCTCCGTCGGGGACTGGGCCGGCCGCGCGGTCGGCACGCTCGCCTCGCTCGCGGGATCGCGGCCCGGCCGGGACGCGACGAGGGAAACGCATCGGCGGCCGGACGGCGGGGAGGCGCTCGAACGGTTGCTGCCGCAGGTCTCGTTCTCCGCCGACATCGGCGGCGGACAGCAGGCGTCGGCGCCCCGCTTCAGCGTGTGGGGCGAGGGTTCCGCGCAGGGGTTCAGGGGCGAACCGGGCGGCATCCGCTACGACGGCGGCATGCGGGCCCTGACCGTGGGCGCCGACGCGCGCCTCGGGACCGGCGCCGGGGTCGGACTGTCGGTCATGCGGAGCGGGGGCGAGTTCGACTACGCCTCGGCGTCGCTCGAGGGGACGCTGGATCACGCCATGACCACCGTGCACCCGTACCTGTTCTTCCAGCCGGCGCGCGGACTCGGGCTGTGGGCCATGGCCGGCTACGGCACGGGGCAGTTGGAGACCGCGGGTGCGGCGTCAGCGCTGGACGCCACGCTCCGCATGGTGTCCGGCGGCGCCAGGCTGCCGCTCGCGCGGCGCGGCGCTTTCGGGCTCAGCCTGGCCAGCGACGTGTTCGGCGTGCGGATGAGCGCGGGCGACGAGGGAGCCGCGGGCGCGGCGACCCGCGGGCGCGCCCTCGTCGAGGCGACCTGGGCGGCGAACGGGCTCAAGCTCGGCGCCGAGGCCGGTGGACGCTATGACGGCGGAGACGCCGACACCGGCGCCGGCGCCGAGGCGGGCGCGTCGGTGGCGTACGCCGGGAGCGGGTTGGACCTGGCCCTGAACGGCAGGATGGCTTACGGGTCCGGCGGACATCGCGAGTGGGGCGTCGCGCTCCGCCTCGCATGGGACCCGGGCGCCAGGAACCGCGGGTTCCGCCTCGTCGTCAGCCCCGGCCACGGATACGACCGCAGCGGGGTGCAGCGGCTGCTCGATGACGGACCTCTCGGAGGCGGCGGCGCGGCCCGGCCGTACGCGAGCCGGGTCAACGCCGAGGCCGGCTACGGCATCGCGGCGTTCGGCAACGGATCGCTCGACACCTATGGCCGATTCTCCGCCCGCGAGGGCGCGCGCGCCTGGACGCTCGGCGCGGGATACGATCTGGCCAGGTCGCTCAAGTTCAGCGTTGAAGCCGTGCACGCCCGCATAGGGACGGCACCCGTCCGGCAGGGGCTCAGGGCGGGACTCGATGTCCGGTTCTGA
- the rpmE gene encoding 50S ribosomal protein L31, giving the protein MKAGIHPEYAPAKITCACGRETEAASTVGEIHVEICSHCHPFFTGRQKLVDTAGRVERFIAKYGDRSARGDEAEETKKEEAAAEEAPAEEAVAADA; this is encoded by the coding sequence ATGAAGGCAGGCATACATCCGGAGTACGCACCCGCGAAGATCACCTGTGCGTGTGGCCGGGAGACGGAGGCCGCCTCGACCGTGGGCGAGATCCACGTCGAGATCTGTTCGCACTGCCACCCCTTCTTCACGGGGCGGCAGAAGCTCGTCGACACGGCGGGCCGCGTGGAGCGGTTCATCGCGAAGTACGGCGACCGAAGCGCCCGCGGCGACGAAGCGGAGGAGACGAAGAAAGAGGAGGCGGCGGCTGAGGAGGCGCCGGCCGAGGAGGCGGTAGCGGCGGATGCCTGA
- the prfA gene encoding peptide chain release factor 1 — MTDWDTLEGRLREAAERYEALARRMAEPEVLSDMALLRDLAREHSALEPVARAAARHFKLLDDLRQAREVAAESEGELAEMAAAEVADLEAEREGAREELRRLLVPKDPLDDRPAVVEIRAGTGGDEAALFAADLYRMYARFAQESGWDVELISTSEGALGGLKEIVFVVRGSDAYGRLRYESGVHRVQRVPETESQGRLHTSAATVAVLPEAEEVDVEIDPADLKIDVFRSSGPGGQSVNTTDSAVRITHGPTGLVVSCQDEKSQHKNKARALKVLRSRLLDRLVAEQEAERARERRTQVGTGDRSMKIRTYNFPQNRVTDHRIHFTSHRLEAILAGDLDEVVEALRLAGTEERMAAGAG; from the coding sequence ATGACGGACTGGGACACGCTCGAGGGTCGCCTGCGGGAAGCCGCCGAGCGGTACGAGGCGCTGGCGCGCCGGATGGCGGAGCCGGAGGTGCTGTCGGACATGGCCCTCCTGCGCGACCTGGCGCGCGAACACTCGGCGCTGGAGCCGGTGGCGCGCGCGGCGGCGCGTCATTTCAAGCTGCTCGACGACCTGCGCCAGGCGCGGGAGGTCGCGGCGGAATCCGAGGGCGAGCTGGCCGAGATGGCCGCGGCCGAGGTCGCCGACCTCGAGGCCGAGCGGGAAGGGGCGCGGGAGGAACTCCGCCGGCTCCTGGTTCCGAAGGACCCCCTGGACGACCGGCCCGCCGTGGTGGAGATCCGCGCCGGCACGGGCGGGGACGAAGCCGCCCTCTTCGCGGCGGACCTGTACCGGATGTACGCGCGCTTCGCCCAGGAGTCCGGCTGGGACGTGGAACTCATCAGCACGAGCGAGGGCGCGCTCGGAGGGCTCAAGGAGATCGTCTTCGTCGTGCGCGGCTCCGACGCCTACGGCCGCCTTCGCTACGAGTCCGGCGTCCACCGCGTCCAGCGCGTGCCCGAAACCGAAAGCCAGGGTCGGTTGCATACCTCCGCGGCGACGGTGGCCGTCCTCCCCGAGGCGGAGGAAGTGGACGTCGAGATCGACCCCGCCGATCTCAAGATCGACGTGTTCCGTTCCTCCGGCCCCGGCGGACAGTCCGTGAACACGACGGACTCCGCCGTGCGCATCACGCACGGGCCGACCGGGCTCGTCGTGTCGTGCCAGGACGAAAAGTCGCAGCACAAGAACAAGGCGCGGGCGCTCAAGGTGCTGCGGAGCCGCTTGCTCGACCGGCTCGTCGCCGAGCAGGAGGCGGAGCGCGCCCGCGAGCGGCGCACGCAGGTGGGGACGGGCGACCGCTCCATGAAGATCCGGACGTACAACTTCCCGCAGAACCGCGTGACGGACCACCGCATCCACTTCACGAGCCACCGGCTGGAGGCGATCCTCGCCGGCGACCTGGACGAGGTCGTCGAGGCGCTGAGGCTGGCCGGGACGGAAGAGCGGATGGCGGCGGGCGCCGGATGA